In Nitrosomonas ureae, the sequence TGCTTGATTCTCCAGCTCGCAGTTGGAAACATAAATCCAGCCACCATCCCGAGAAGCAAAAGTGGCGCCGCCATCCGGTGCGGCGTGCCAAGTATAGTCAAAAAGCTTTTCACCTGAGTGCGCCACGATACGTGAAGTAAACCCTGCTGGTAAACGTACACCATTATGATCCGGCGACAAAAGTTTGCCGCGTGCAGCTAGCGATAATGACATAGTGGCAGCTTTGACTGGAGAAGGCAGCAGGGTATTGCCAAAAAACGTCCCTAAGCTCATAAATCCATACTGCAATAATTTACGCCGTTTTAGATCTGATATTTTCATTTTACATATAGCCTTATGTATTAAACCTCACGATAGACACCAGGTTTTATGCGGCGAGATAGTTTACAATGCGGCATCTTTTTATATCTATGGGATGAAAGTATTAAGCAATGATTCATATATTAAAACCAATTGTATCGCTTCTAATGTTTTTAACCGTGCTGTTTTTTATCAACACAATACTTACAATCACGACTAGCTTTTTCAATTGGTTTAATACACTTTTTTCTCTGACCTGTGCTGCGCTAGCGGCTGGGTTTGCATGGAAACTGATTGCTGGAGAAAAAATGAATACGCTCATTGCTGTCATTGGAGGCGCGTTAATTCTTGGAGGATTATTTTTTACGCTAGGTTTCTTAGGGCCGATGGTTATCGCCAAAGACACCAACCAAGGCCCCATGATCGGAATCTTTATTGCAGCCCCGCTGGGGATTATTCTGGGTGGAATCGGGGGGTATGTTTATGTTTCGCAGCAAAAGGGGGATTGACGAACTTCTAACAGGAATGGTGAAAATTGGATGGCTTGTTTGAAAATTCTGGTTTAGTGAGAGAAATTTTTTCATAATTATTAATTAGAGAGCTATATAACCATGAGCAAATCTTTTTTAGCAGTAATTCTAGTATTCTCAGCATCATTTCTTGCTATGCCCATCTCGGCAGTAGCTAAGCCTAATTTCATATTCATACTGACAGATGACATGACCCCTGATGATCTACGTTTTATGCCAAGAACACAGGAGTATTTTGCTGTCAATGGCGTTCGATTCACAAACACCTTTGTATCGTATGCCGCTTGCTGTCCATCACGGGCAACTTTTCTGACCGGAAGGTATACGACAAATCATGGTGTAAGATCCAATGTTAGGCCATCCGGTGGTTTTGATGCATTCTATAACAGCGGATTGGAGTCAGCGACAATCGCGACAAAATTGCAGGAAAGCGGTTATAGCACGGCCTACTTCGGCAAATATTTCAACGAATATGGGACATCGACTTTAGTAGATCCGGAAAGCTATATTCCCCCGGGTTGGAATTACTGGTACACATTTGTCAACACAAAGTACTTCAACTATAAGCTTAACGAGAATGGGATAACTAAAAGTTACGGGGATAGCGCTGAAGAATACGGTACAGATGTTATTGCTATGCACGCTAGAAATTTTCTTGAGGCAGCCCTACTAGGGGATTCTCCTTTTTTTATGATGATTGCACCCTATGCTGCTCATGCATCAATTGAATCAACGGAATCCCCTCGTCAGCCGATACCCGCTACGCGACATAAGAATCTATTTAATGGCATGAATGCACCTAGATTTGCATCATTTAATCAGGAAGATGTTTCGAAGAAAAATTTTAATGTGCGCAACAACTCTTTATTGCTACCAGAAGATGTTGAGTGGATTGACAATAATTTTCGTGCGCGTATAAGATCGTTACAATCTGTAGATGAAATGGTTGGAAAATTAATTGATCAGCTGCAAAATTCTTCTAAGGAACGGGAAACCTACCTCATCTTCACATCTGATAACGGATACTGGTTTGGGGAACATCGCTTCAAAGTTGGGAAAGCTGATTTGTATGATCAATCTCATCACGTTCCATTTGCAATGGCTGGGCCGAATGTTCAGCGCGGTTTGGTTCGTAACGATCTTGTTGTCAATACCGATTTTTTTCCAACAATATTAGAGCTAGCTTCTGTTTCGCTTTCTGGAAGCAGCTACGATGGCCGATCATTTCGAACATTGATAGAGACATCAACAAGAGAAACAACATTTAGCAGAAACTCTTTTTTGATCGAAACAGGTGTAGATCAGAAAGCTGGGATTCGATTTAAAAGCTATGCATATTTTGAATCCGCATTCCAGGGAGTGCCTTTAAAAGAGCTGTACGATACTCAGTTGGATCCCGATCTTGTTTATAATATTGCAGAAAAATTAACGGGTGAATCTTCTGCTTCTTTACAGAGTGCCCTCGCTGAATTGCTCGCTTGCAAAGGTGATACTTGTAGAGCGCTCGAAAATAAATTTTCAGATTTGCTTGTAAAGTTAACTGATTGAGCTAAATTACCTTCGTTGGGGAGTCGAGGCAGTTTATATTTTGTGTTGAATGTGAGTTAAACGCTGCGTGTGTTAATGAACTGGTGAGTGCGATGGTCAGGATAAGAAAAGCAAAAAATGCTAACTGTACGATATATAACCGATGATTACTTTTTCGCATTTTATGTTCTCCTGATTAGCTATATGCTGGAGTGCTCAGATGAGAAATCAGAAAATTCTGATCAAATCTTGAGTACTCAAGCAGCATTGGCAAGCTGTGTGACTTGTACAACAATGACTCGGATTTCTTCTGCAATTGCATCGACTTCGCTGGGATCGATACCTAGATTAATCCATTCCTGTTCAGTAATTTCTTGTGCAGCGTGTTCAGTAATCCCGAAGTCAGGTAGTAATTTTTCTGCGATATTAACCAGTCTGGCTAAGGATTGATTCATTTGCGAATCCATTTTGTCGGGTATATGGTGGTAACGTATCACGGCGATGATTTCCGCCGGTAGTTCCCAATAAGTTCCAAGTTGTGCGCCGATCTCACCATGGTCAGTGTCCAGTAGCCCGTGTTCTATCTCTAATAGTGATGCTTCGGGAGTTGTTCTCAATCTTTCGTGAAGTGCATCGCTGAGATCTTTAGCGATGAAGCTTAGAACGTTATAGCCAATATCATGCAAGAGACCTGCAAGGAAAATCTGATCTTCCATGGGGCGGATTCGTGGGGGCATGTGTTTGGCGATGGTGCGCATTACAGAAGCGATAGTGAGACTGTGAGTCCATAAATCCCTTGCTTTCAGCTTTCCTTCAGGCGGCTTGGTGAATGCTGAAATGGCTGCCATACCGATGGCAACAGATTTAATATGTGTTAATCCTAGACGCATGGCTGCATCGCTGATAGAAGAAATCATGCCTGGAGAACCAAATAAGGAAGCGTTTGACAAGCCGATAATACGTGCAGAAATTTGTGGATCTTGTGCGATGAGTTTGAGTAATTGAGTTTCGCCCTCATCGGTATTTAATGCTAACGCCAGCATTTTTCTTGCAATAACTGGCATGGCGGGCAGTGTGTGGATGTGCTCGAGGGATCGCTTCAAATCAATAGGGTTAATCATAGTATGCTCCCGCAATGGATTACCATTTCTTGATATACAATTTCATTCATCTTGATGGCCCATAATCAATTAAAAAATAAGACTAATGCACAATAGGGTTCTGAGTATTCTTATAGGATGGCCAGGTCAATTATTTATCTTGATACTTGAAGTGAATTACCTCTAGAATCACTGAACAGTGTTCATATTTATCATTATAGAAAGCAAAAGAAATAAGTAGGGAATGAATAGAAGTGTGAAAGGCTATCTTTTCTGAGGTTTTTATTTAAAACAAGATCGATGAATAAGTTAGCTTTGATCAGCTAGTATTGTGAAAATTTTGGCTTGGCGGTATACAAGCTATGATTTCTAATCATAATTATCTGTCTGCGAAGGTACGGACACAATGAGAAGGGTAAGTGGTTCATGACCTGCAATCCCACACAACGCAAATTTAAATCTTCGATTGGTATGTGCTCATTCTCAATGGTATTGATAGTCTTTTAGGCTCCAGTTTATGAGTAACAGTGTAGATCGTCTTCAGACTTTTTTGCATAAAAGGCAATTGTTCTTTTTTCCCGCTGTGCTGGTTGGGATTTGTTTATTAGTGATGGGTTTTTATGCGGATCACCTGCATTCACGTAATTTGGAACGTGAAATACGTGATGCGGCATTTGTTCACTTAAGTTTGTTGCGTGCTAACCTGGAAGGAAAAATCATCAGTAATGCTCAACTAGTACAGGGGCTCGCTGCATCTATCTCTGTTGAGCCGGATTTGTCGATGGAAAAATTTACCCAATTAGCGCAATATTTATTTAAGGGCCGGTCACAGCTTCGCAATATTGGTGCTGCTCCTGACTTGGTAATACGTTATATGTATCCGGTTGAGGGCAACGAGGCGGCGATAGGTCTCAATTTTCGGGAACATCCACAGCAGCTTGAGTCGGTATTGCGCGCACGGGATAGCGGAAATCTTATTATCGCCGGACCGGTTGATTTGGTTCAAGGTGGATTGGGATTTATCGCGCGGATTCCGGTATTTCTTGATAATGCTGAATCAGGAAAGAAAGTTTTCTGGGGCATGATCTCGGCCGTGATTGATGTGAACAAACTATATCAAGCAAGTGGTTTATTGGATTTTGTGAAAGAATTTGATATTTCGATCCGAGGCAAAGATGCGTTAGGTAAAGCGGGCGAGGTTTTTTTCGGTACTGATCAATTATTTGAGCAAAATCCTATGTTGCTGGATATTTCCTTACCCTATGGTTCTTGGCAGATCGCTGCCATTCCTAAAGGAGGGTGGTCGATCATCGGCAACGAGAGTATTGTCTTTCGCTTGGGTTTGGTATTCACAGGTCTTTTGATTTTGTTACCCGTTGTTTTAGTTGCGAAGTTTCAACAAAAGAAACGGGATAGCGAAGCCCGGCTTGAAGCCTTGTTCGTAATGTCCCCAATTGGTATCGCGTTGAATGATTATAAAACAGGAAAATTTATTGACGTCAATGAGGCATTGTTGGTTCCAACCGGTTACACGCGAGAAGAGTTATTAAGTCTTACTTATTGGGACATTACACCAAAAGATTATGCGATACGGGAGGCCCAACAACTTGAAAGTATGCAAATGACAGGTAGTTTTGCATCCTATAAAAAAGAATATATTCGCAAGGATGGCAGTCATTACCCGGTTCAGCTTAACGGGGTGGTGATCTGCGATGTTTCTGGCCGGAAATTAATCTGGTCGATGGTTGAAGATATTACCGAACGCACTCAAGCAGAGCAGGCACTCATTACGGCTCGATATGAAGCGGAACGGGCAAATAAGGCTAAATCCGAATTTCTTTCCAGCATGAGTCATGAATTGCGCACGCCGATGAATGCGATTCTTGGTTTTAGTCAATTGCTTGAGTTGGAGGGTTTGGATGATCGGCATCTGACATACGTTAAGGGAATCAAGTCGGCGGGTATTCATTTGCTTGCATTGATTGATGAGGTACTGGATTTGGCAAAAATTGAGTCGGGGCGCATAGATTTGCAACTCGAGTGGATAGATATTTATACTGTTGTTGAGGAATGCCTCAACTTGGTGAAAATACAAGCAGATGGACAGGATATCAAGCTGACACACAGTGAAATGGCGGATAAGGTTATATATACCGACCGAATCCGATTCAAACAAATTATCCTCAATTTAATTCACAATGCGATTAAATACAATCGGAAAGGCGGGTGGGTGCATATCGAACTTAAGAATTCGGATAATTCGGGATATTTAAAAATTATTGTTACCGATTCCGGGATGGGTATTGCTGCTAATAGATTGACAGAGTTGTTTCAACCTTTTAATCGTCTTGATGCTGCAGGGAGTGCCATCGAAGGTACAGGGATAGGATTATCGCTTACGCGACGAGTCATTGAAATGATGGGTGGTTGCATTGGTGTGGAAAGTGAATTGGGTGTCGGAAGTACTTTTTGGTTCGAATTGCCGGCAAGAGGAATTAATGAAGGTGATACCATAATCAATACAGAACAGCCCGCGTATAGTACGAATAATGATGTCAATAAAAATTTGATTATTTAATCAGCTTAGCCAGATCATTTTTCTTTCGAATTAATGCCACGTAACCCTTTCCCACACTATAGCGTGGGAAAGGGTTACTAATTAGGAATTACTTGGAATCAGCTGTATTACCATTCAACTTTACCCGCTAATGTCCAAGTCAAGCCGCCATCATTTGAAATGTAAGTGCTGTCTCGTGCAACGCCTAAAATGGTGGCATCAAGCGCAAAACCAGGAGAAAGGCGGAATTCAGTAAATTGAATATTTTCTTGCAACAATGAAGTACCTATATTTTTAGATGTTGCTATATTTCCTTGATTGTTAAGTGTAATCTTATATAATCCTTTTCCATGAACATTGACGAAGATAAGTCGGTCATTGGAAAAATTGGGAGAAAATTCAACTTGATGGATTGCGTTTCCTGGGCCTATATGATTCTGAGTCATTGTAGTCCACACATTGCCACCATTCTTTGAGCGATATAAGCCATTGCTTGTGCCGATAAAGACTAATTTGTCCGTGGCGAATTGAGGGGAAACGGCAATTGATAAATGCTGCTGTCCCGGTAGGCCGCGTAGTGTGATTGAATCGAATCTCAGTGATTGTAACCAGCTGTTACCGCCATCCGTTGTGCGCCAAACTTTTCCAGCGCGATTTGCGGCAAAGGCAGTACGATCATTCGCGTAGTTAGGCGAAATAGCCAAGCTTACGATATGGGATGTAGTGGGGACACCCCGCAGCCAGCGCCAGCTGTTACCGCCATCAAGGGTTTGAAGAATTCCATGTGACCTTGTTCCTAGGTAGATTTCCCGATCAGTTTCAAATGTAGGTGACAAAACGAATGCATTGATATAGACAGCAAATGGCGATATCTCAGTAATTTTCGGAATAAATTTTGTAGTCCAGTTTTGTCCGAAGTCGTTCGAAAATCCAATATGTCCAGTATTCCGTGAGGCAACAGCCGTAGGGGAGCCTGATTGATTCTGGGAGAAATTGACATCGAAAGCACTCATTGGAAGACTCAGGCTATTTGGGACTGGCCACCCTGTTCTATCCATGGTCCATGTCGCACCACGATCGGTAGAAGTGTATATACCCCCACCGAAGTATGTTGTTGCAATCACAGATTGATCATTGATGAAGTTGGGTGACAAAGCCACTCCGGTGAGCAGATTTCTTCGGGTTTGTTTTTGAGCCCATGTGATACCACCATCTTTCGAAATGAAAAGCCCATCATACGCCGACAGAAAGACTGTTTGGTCTGCCGAGAATGTATTGGATACCTGCAGCTCACTGAATTCTTCCAATGCAGCTGTTTGTCCGGTAACTGCCGCTCCTGATGCATGATAAGTCCAGCTATCGCCGCCATCCGTCGATTTATATACAGCCTTTGTTAAGCTGGTACAGAAAACTGTGCGATCAGTTAAATAGTTTGGAGATAGTGATACATTGTTAATTGCTTCCAATGGTAGATTGGCTGGTTTGAGGGTAAAGGTCGCGCCTGTATTATTGCTGTAATAGATTCCGTCAGCAGTAGCCAGAAATACTTCTTTAGGGTTCCCTCCTGACATTGCGATGTCATGAAAGGTTGTTCCTGCGATATTCCCGATACTGTTCCAAGTGAAACCCCCATCGGTAGATTTCTGCAGATTTCCTGTTTTGTTGACAGTGATGGCCGTCAGATCGGTTGTGAAGCTGGGTGATACGGCTACCAACTGTATGCCTAGGGTTGAATTTTGCACTCTAGTCCAGGTCGTTTCTGTCCGGGAACGCCGGTAAAGTTGGCCATTCATAGTTGTCAAGAAAACCACGTAATCATTGTTTCCTAATTTGGCTATAGTCAATTCCTTTACTTTGAGATTAAAAAGGCCGGTATTAGAAAGCTGCCAGGAATTTCCTTGATCTACGGATTGATATACCCCATCTCCCTTAGTGGTGGCAAAGACCGTATTATCGGTACCATAGTTTGGCGAAACGCGAATAGAGATATCTGCAAATACATTATCCAATCCGTTTGGCAATCGAATCCATGTCGCGCCGCCATCGGATGATCGCAGAATGTTTGTATACTGATCTGAAGTCGCCTCTGCATCGGTGGACAGAAAGAGAGTCTTATCAGTAGCGTAATTAGGGGAAATGCCTAATCCAAATACCATATCATGCGGATTATGGGCATGAATTTTATTGCTACTGATACAAAGTAGTATGAGGAGGGCAAATAATGTTACGGGATATTGAAAAAAACTAGTTTTCATTCTTGTACCTCTAGTTAGTGGATATAATAATTCTGCATTATTTGTGAATAACCTGATAAAGAATATTAATTCCTGTGTATAGCTAAATTTAAATTCTTAATGTAATTTCTTAAGGTCATTTTGAACCATTCATATAAGACACTTGATCCTATTTGTTAAAAATTAGTATGAATTATAAGTTACTGATTATTATTTTATATTATAAATATCTTAACTTCTTGTCGGAATATTATTAAATTGTAAAGTATAAAAAATTTAAAAAAGCAAGCCTACATTGTAGGTCTGTTTAATACTGATCAGTGTGATAAAAATCGCAGCTTTGTAGCTTTTTCAGTCAGTGGCAAACGTTCCGAGATGAGAGAGTTATGACGCCGACATATCTTTCGACGACTAATACTCAATGATAGTTTTCTCTGTAATCGATTTTTGCTCATAGCAGGTCTTAATTTACAGCGGGCGAATAGGTCTGCAAGTAATGAATACTCAATTACATATACCAGATAAGGTTATTAAAATACTGATAGACCGTTTTGAGCTTTTGCATTCAAAGCATTGTCCGTAATAAAGCGCTATTCACTTGCCCACTATATTGTTGCTCTTTAGCTTGCTACTTCTAACTTTTCCATTAGCCCCTACTTTCTGTCTGGTCTGTTGAATAATATTCTTATAGCTCTCAAATAATAAGTGACAGGCCGCCTTAATTTTATAGTAACGCTGTACTGAATATGTCCTAATATATGTAGGAATATTCTTGTCAGATTAATTGCAGCAGAAACGGCTCAAGTTTTTTTGTCCGTGATACTGAACTCAAAGGCTTTGCTGTGTGGATCACTGCATTCGATGCTGGTTTGGCAAAAGCTCTTATCTCGCCGATTTAATAACTTCATTTCCTGTGCGCCAGTGGCGTACGCATGAACTTTGATATGATTGGTATCAGCAGCTACTCATAATCCAGATTGTCATCGACCGATTCAGCAAAGATTTTCATGTGACTCCATTGTATCAGCGGCAGAATCGAAGACGAGAATTCTTTTGGTCGATGAGGAAGAGGGCAGATTATGCCACGGTGCTTCCATTCTTAAAATCCGGAATGTCGCAGAGGACCTGGCGAATATTTTGAGTCTTTTCATCCGTCTTTTTTATCTGGGCAAAGAGACGTGTTAGGAAAATACATTTTAGCCCAGAAAAGAAAGGCGAGCATTATGATCAGCTCAAACTGGATATTTGATGCGGTATTTAAGGCAGGGTGCCAGCTTTCTTCTCTTGGAAGGATCAATAAGTATAAACTTTTGACTTTGCCGGAAGTGATTTGGCTTTCATGTCCTGTGATATTAATCACATTAGCTATTGGAAAATTTTACTAGAATAATGCATTGAATAGTGGCAAGGCGATGACAAAGGGTTTGGTACGGGGAATGTAATACATGAATTTTCTATGTTTTTGAAGTCAAGGATGTGGATCAAGCATATAACTAGGTTTCTCCGTTTGTTTTTTCTTATAATGATTGCCTCAATTATGTTTTTCAACGGCTTTCCCGATAAATGACTCGCTCTAATTCACGTTTTTGTAGATAATGTCGCACCTGTTATCATTGTCATAATTTTGTAATCTAGCAACATGAATTGGTGCAATTTTTCTTCCGGTTCATTGCGGAAGGTCTTTCAGGAATGATTTGCGCATTTTGCAGGATTAAAAATTTGTTTGTAAGCTTGGAATTTTAAAATTGAATCCGCACGCTGCTCGATCGATCTCTCCATTTACCTTAATCAACACCCTCAAGACCCATCGAAGTCTGATCTATTCTCTGGCCAAAAGAGAGGTTATTGGTCGCTATCGGGGTTCCATTATGGGGATATTATGGTCATTCTTTAATCCCGTCTTGATGTTGATTATTTATACATTTGTATTTAGCGTGGTATTCAAAGCGCGATGGGAGGGCGGCACGGATTCCAGAACAGAATTTGCACTGGTTTTGTTTGCCGGCTTAATGATCTATAACTTGTTTGCAGAGTGCATCAATCGATCTCCGGGGTTGGTGCTGGGAAATGTAAATTATGTTAAGAAAGTGGTGTTTCCCTTGGAAATACTATCCATTGTTGCCATGGGTTCTGCAGTTTTTCACTTCTTGATCAGTTTTCTGGTTTGGCTGATCTTTTATTTGGTCTTTTTTGGTGTGCCGCAAGTCACACTTTTATTATTTCCTTTATTGTTGATTCCATTCTTATTGCTGATTTTAGGGCTTAGCTGGTTTTTAGCGGCGCTGGGAGTATTTTTACGCGATGTCAGCCAGATTGTTGGCGTTATGATGACTGCACTGTTGTTTTTGTCGCCAATTTTTTATCCGATTACTGCTTTGCCCCCGGAGTACCATCAATTTTTGCAAGTCAATCCCCTGACATTTGTCATTGAACAGGCTCGTGGCGTGATGATTTGGGGGAATGGGATAAGTTGGCAGGGATGGATTATCTACTTGTCAGTTGCCACAGTAACGGCATGGCTGGGTTTCGCCTGGTTTCAGAAAACGCGTAAGGGATTTGCCAATGTCCTTTGACATTGCCGTTAAGGTCGAGAGCCTTAGCAAGTGCTATCAGATTTACGATCATCCGCGCGATTTCCTCAAGCAAATCATCATTCCCCGTTTGCAACGCTTGGCCGGACGGAAACCTAAGCAATTTTTTCGTGAGTTTTGGGTGTTGAGGGATATTTCATTCGAGATCAAGAAGGGCGAGACCGTCGGCATCATTGGTCGCAATGGTTGTGGCAAGTCTACCTTACTGCAGATGATTTGCGGCACGTTGAATCCGACCAGTGGGAATGTTCAGACCCACGGGCGTATTGCCGCGTTGCTGGAATTGGGATCAGGCTTCAATCCGGAGTTTACCGGACGGGAAAATGTTTACATGAACGCTACCGTGCTGGGTCTGAGTCAGGAAGAGATTAACGCACGATTTGATGATATTGTGGCCTTTGCCGATATCGGAGAATTTATTGAGCAGCCGATTAAAACATACTCGAGTGGAATGGTGGTTAGACTAGCTTTTGCTGTAATTGCACACGTAGATGCAGATATTCTGGTAATTGATGAAGCACTGGCAGTGGGCGATGCATTTTTTACACAGAAATGCATGCGTTTTATGCGAAGTTTTATGAAATTCGGTACCGTTCTTTTTGTGAGTCACGATACGGGTGCAATAAAAAATTTATGTCGCTCGGTAATTTGGCTAGAACAAGGGAGAGTAATGCAGGAGGGCACTCCGAAAGATGTATGCGAGATGTATCTGAAAGCATATTATGAAGCACAACAAGGCAAAATAAGTCCAACTAATGCGGGGTTGCAAAGTAAGAGAAACGGTTCTTCTGTGAGAATGGATCAACGTCGGGATTTTATTAATGCTAGCAATTTGCGCAACGATCTAGAAATTTTTGAATTTGACCAGGATGCGCCATCATTTGGAACACATGGTGCGCAAATCATAGAAGTTCAATTTCTTGACAAGGAAGGTTCTGTTCTGGCGTGGGTGGTTGGGGGTGAGCAGGTTACCTTGCAAATAAAAGCAATCGCACGTGTAGTTCTGGATTCACCTATTATTGGATTTGTTATCAAGGATCGCTTGGGCCAGGCGCTTTTTGGTGATAATACATATCTTAGTGCTATGGATACCCCTTTGTTATGCGAGTCTGGAGACGAAATCCAAGCAGAGTTTACTTTTTTTATGCCCATACTACCCGCGGGTGACTACAGCATTGCTACGGCAATTGCAAATGGCACGCAGGATCAACATATCCAGCATCACTGGATATCCGATGCGGTGCTATTTAAATCCGAGTCTAGCAGTGTATCTACAGGGCTTGTTGGCATACCCATGGTACATATCGATATCGCCACACAAAAAACCAAGAATACAATTCGAAATTAGGAAAAACTAATGGCACATGTTCAACAGCAAGAATTTTGTGAATCCATCAAAGCGCGCTTTCCGCAATTTTTTACGGGTGTAATGGTTTTGGATATTGGTTCTCTCGATATCAACGGAAATAATCAGTATTTATTCGATGTCGAAAGTCTTTATTTGGGCGTTGACGTAGCGCAGGGTCGCAATGTTGATGTTGTATCTGAAGCACATTTACTTGATCTGCCCGATGCAACATTCGATATCATTATTTCCACTGAGTGCCTCGAACATGATCGATATTGGATACAAACTTTGAATAATGCAATGCGCATGTTGCGTCCTGGGGGAGTGTTGCTCATTACTTGCGCGACGATAGGGCGCCCTGAACATGGTACGCGTCGCACTACGCCTGACGATGCTCCACTTCTGGCAAATATCGATGCTGAATGGGCGGATTATTATCGTAACCTAGATGAAAATGACATTCGAACAGCCATAAATATACCGGATACATTTCAGTTTTCCGAATTTTCAATAGGCATGGAAACGCATGATCTATATTTCTTTGCCATTAAGCATGGCGTATTTGAGAGGCGCCTCAACAGATCTCCACAACTCCGGCAGTCTGCTCTGTTAGATAAACTCAGTTACCTTGAACAAGCGGTAGCTGAACATGATAATCAGATTGCTGAGCGCGATAGGCAGATAATCGAATTTAGTCAAGCTGCCATTGAGCGTGATAAGCAGATAATCGAGCTTAACCAAATACTAACCGAACGTGATCGGCAGATAATTGAGCTTAATCAGGTCGTCACCGAGCATGATCGCCTCTTTGCTAGCCTGTACCAGTCAAGATCATGGCGCATTACACATCCTCTTCGTGTCTTCATGACACAGATGGGTCGTATCGGTGCTTTCACGCGCCGAGCTCGTGCAGCTTTTCGTTATGTCGCTCGAGGAGATTTCAAAGGTCTATACAGTCGACTCAGATCGATTCAGCTCGAGCAGGCTATGCAGAATTTTACCGTGATGGGACCCCCTAAACGCTGGGGCATCATGGCAACACCCCATACTTTGTTTATCGCACATCTGATTGCCTCGCGCCTTCGTATACATGGTTGGGAAGTTGACATTCTGACGAGTGCACCTAATGGTTTCCCACATGATATGTACATTGTGATTTGTTCGCAGATGTTCAAAAAACTACCTCCCGGTGAAAGGCGTATAGCTTATCAAATGGAGCAATCAGTCAGCTCACGCTGGTTTACTG encodes:
- a CDS encoding sulfatase, giving the protein MSKSFLAVILVFSASFLAMPISAVAKPNFIFILTDDMTPDDLRFMPRTQEYFAVNGVRFTNTFVSYAACCPSRATFLTGRYTTNHGVRSNVRPSGGFDAFYNSGLESATIATKLQESGYSTAYFGKYFNEYGTSTLVDPESYIPPGWNYWYTFVNTKYFNYKLNENGITKSYGDSAEEYGTDVIAMHARNFLEAALLGDSPFFMMIAPYAAHASIESTESPRQPIPATRHKNLFNGMNAPRFASFNQEDVSKKNFNVRNNSLLLPEDVEWIDNNFRARIRSLQSVDEMVGKLIDQLQNSSKERETYLIFTSDNGYWFGEHRFKVGKADLYDQSHHVPFAMAGPNVQRGLVRNDLVVNTDFFPTILELASVSLSGSSYDGRSFRTLIETSTRETTFSRNSFLIETGVDQKAGIRFKSYAYFESAFQGVPLKELYDTQLDPDLVYNIAEKLTGESSASLQSALAELLACKGDTCRALENKFSDLLVKLTD
- a CDS encoding HDOD domain-containing protein gives rise to the protein MINPIDLKRSLEHIHTLPAMPVIARKMLALALNTDEGETQLLKLIAQDPQISARIIGLSNASLFGSPGMISSISDAAMRLGLTHIKSVAIGMAAISAFTKPPEGKLKARDLWTHSLTIASVMRTIAKHMPPRIRPMEDQIFLAGLLHDIGYNVLSFIAKDLSDALHERLRTTPEASLLEIEHGLLDTDHGEIGAQLGTYWELPAEIIAVIRYHHIPDKMDSQMNQSLARLVNIAEKLLPDFGITEHAAQEITEQEWINLGIDPSEVDAIAEEIRVIVVQVTQLANAA
- a CDS encoding ATP-binding protein, coding for MSNSVDRLQTFLHKRQLFFFPAVLVGICLLVMGFYADHLHSRNLEREIRDAAFVHLSLLRANLEGKIISNAQLVQGLAASISVEPDLSMEKFTQLAQYLFKGRSQLRNIGAAPDLVIRYMYPVEGNEAAIGLNFREHPQQLESVLRARDSGNLIIAGPVDLVQGGLGFIARIPVFLDNAESGKKVFWGMISAVIDVNKLYQASGLLDFVKEFDISIRGKDALGKAGEVFFGTDQLFEQNPMLLDISLPYGSWQIAAIPKGGWSIIGNESIVFRLGLVFTGLLILLPVVLVAKFQQKKRDSEARLEALFVMSPIGIALNDYKTGKFIDVNEALLVPTGYTREELLSLTYWDITPKDYAIREAQQLESMQMTGSFASYKKEYIRKDGSHYPVQLNGVVICDVSGRKLIWSMVEDITERTQAEQALITARYEAERANKAKSEFLSSMSHELRTPMNAILGFSQLLELEGLDDRHLTYVKGIKSAGIHLLALIDEVLDLAKIESGRIDLQLEWIDIYTVVEECLNLVKIQADGQDIKLTHSEMADKVIYTDRIRFKQIILNLIHNAIKYNRKGGWVHIELKNSDNSGYLKIIVTDSGMGIAANRLTELFQPFNRLDAAGSAIEGTGIGLSLTRRVIEMMGGCIGVESELGVGSTFWFELPARGINEGDTIINTEQPAYSTNNDVNKNLII
- a CDS encoding WD40/YVTN/BNR-like repeat-containing protein; amino-acid sequence: MKTSFFQYPVTLFALLILLCISSNKIHAHNPHDMVFGLGISPNYATDKTLFLSTDAEATSDQYTNILRSSDGGATWIRLPNGLDNVFADISIRVSPNYGTDNTVFATTKGDGVYQSVDQGNSWQLSNTGLFNLKVKELTIAKLGNNDYVVFLTTMNGQLYRRSRTETTWTRVQNSTLGIQLVAVSPSFTTDLTAITVNKTGNLQKSTDGGFTWNSIGNIAGTTFHDIAMSGGNPKEVFLATADGIYYSNNTGATFTLKPANLPLEAINNVSLSPNYLTDRTVFCTSLTKAVYKSTDGGDSWTYHASGAAVTGQTAALEEFSELQVSNTFSADQTVFLSAYDGLFISKDGGITWAQKQTRRNLLTGVALSPNFINDQSVIATTYFGGGIYTSTDRGATWTMDRTGWPVPNSLSLPMSAFDVNFSQNQSGSPTAVASRNTGHIGFSNDFGQNWTTKFIPKITEISPFAVYINAFVLSPTFETDREIYLGTRSHGILQTLDGGNSWRWLRGVPTTSHIVSLAISPNYANDRTAFAANRAGKVWRTTDGGNSWLQSLRFDSITLRGLPGQQHLSIAVSPQFATDKLVFIGTSNGLYRSKNGGNVWTTMTQNHIGPGNAIHQVEFSPNFSNDRLIFVNVHGKGLYKITLNNQGNIATSKNIGTSLLQENIQFTEFRLSPGFALDATILGVARDSTYISNDGGLTWTLAGKVEW
- a CDS encoding ABC transporter permease — protein: MNPHAARSISPFTLINTLKTHRSLIYSLAKREVIGRYRGSIMGILWSFFNPVLMLIIYTFVFSVVFKARWEGGTDSRTEFALVLFAGLMIYNLFAECINRSPGLVLGNVNYVKKVVFPLEILSIVAMGSAVFHFLISFLVWLIFYLVFFGVPQVTLLLFPLLLIPFLLLILGLSWFLAALGVFLRDVSQIVGVMMTALLFLSPIFYPITALPPEYHQFLQVNPLTFVIEQARGVMIWGNGISWQGWIIYLSVATVTAWLGFAWFQKTRKGFANVL